In Cloacibacterium caeni, a single window of DNA contains:
- a CDS encoding fatty acid desaturase produces the protein MRGEQNIINDLKNWKELIKPYATPEVKLARKEVWKTVLPFGLLFIAAAIVYEFQFWGALGICFLAGLFLTRIFIIQHDCGHQSFFPDRTKNDRTGFLMSLMTCIPYKYWARSHNHHHAHQGQLDTRTIGDVTLLTVREYNELSNWGKIKYRIYRSVPVMFVLGPIYYIFIHNRIPFIKFKGWEKERLTLLRTNLYLLGFFAILGMILSLPTFDLIEGFKKLALLYIPILITFAFTAIWFFYMQHQHDPNYKAWKEDWQYLLAAIKGSSYYKLPKIFNFFTGNIGYHHIHHLAPKVPFYKLEKCSKENPIFQKYVTTITLLSSVKYAFYTLWDEENYRMITFRQLKTIPVKA, from the coding sequence ATGAGAGGAGAACAAAACATCATTAACGACTTAAAAAACTGGAAGGAACTCATCAAACCTTATGCTACACCTGAAGTAAAATTAGCAAGAAAAGAGGTTTGGAAAACAGTTTTACCTTTCGGTTTGCTTTTTATAGCGGCAGCCATAGTTTATGAATTTCAATTTTGGGGCGCTTTAGGAATTTGCTTTTTGGCAGGATTATTTTTAACCAGAATTTTTATTATTCAGCATGATTGCGGGCATCAATCTTTTTTTCCGGACAGAACTAAAAACGATAGAACAGGATTTCTAATGAGTTTGATGACGTGTATTCCTTACAAATATTGGGCACGCTCTCATAATCATCATCATGCACACCAAGGTCAATTAGATACCAGAACCATTGGAGATGTTACTTTGTTGACAGTGAGAGAATACAACGAACTTTCTAATTGGGGAAAGATTAAATACAGAATTTATCGTTCGGTACCCGTGATGTTTGTTTTGGGGCCTATTTACTACATTTTTATTCACAACAGAATTCCTTTTATCAAATTTAAAGGTTGGGAAAAAGAGCGTTTAACTCTGTTGAGAACTAATTTATACTTATTAGGATTTTTTGCCATTTTAGGAATGATTTTAAGTTTGCCGACTTTTGACCTTATCGAAGGTTTTAAAAAATTAGCACTTTTATACATTCCTATCCTTATCACGTTTGCTTTTACAGCAATTTGGTTTTTTTACATGCAACATCAGCACGACCCAAATTACAAAGCATGGAAAGAAGATTGGCAATATCTTTTAGCAGCAATTAAAGGAAGTTCTTATTATAAACTGCCAAAAATTTTCAACTTTTTCACAGGAAATATTGGGTATCATCATATTCACCATTTGGCTCCGAAAGTTCCTTTCTATAAATTAGAAAAATGCAGCAAGGAGAATCCAATTTTCCAAAAATATGTGACCACTATTACTTTATTAAGCAGTGTAAAATATGCTTTTTATACGCTTTGGGACGAAGAAAATTACAGAATGATTACTTTCAGACAACTGAAAACCATTCCTGTAAAAGCATAA
- the rpsI gene encoding 30S ribosomal protein S9, producing the protein MSIVHKIGRRKTSVARVYVKPGTGNITVNGKDAKTYFCTDMLVYKVNQPFLLTETVGQYDVTVNVFGGGITGQAEAIRLGISRALCAINEENRLALKPAGLLTRDARMVERKKPGQKKARKRFQFSKR; encoded by the coding sequence ATGTCTATAGTTCACAAGATTGGAAGAAGAAAAACTTCTGTAGCTAGAGTTTACGTGAAACCAGGTACTGGTAACATCACTGTAAATGGTAAAGATGCAAAAACTTACTTCTGTACTGACATGTTAGTATATAAAGTAAACCAACCGTTCTTATTAACTGAAACTGTAGGTCAGTACGATGTTACTGTAAACGTTTTCGGTGGTGGAATTACAGGTCAAGCTGAAGCAATTAGACTAGGGATTTCTAGAGCACTATGTGCAATTAATGAAGAAAACAGATTAGCGCTTAAGCCAGCTGGTCTTCTTACTAGAGACGCTAGAATGGTAGAAAGAAAAAAACCAGGTCAGAAAAAAGCAAGAAAGAGATTCCAATTCTCAAAACGTTAA
- the rplM gene encoding 50S ribosomal protein L13, translating to MNTLSYKTVSANKATAKKEWVVVDAAGQPLGRLASKVAKILRGKHKTNYTPHVDCGDNVIVLNAEQVALSGNKWADKEYIWHTGYPGGQKSLTAEEVHKKDNCKLVEKSVKGMLPKNKLGSVIYKNLYVYAGSEHKHEAQQPKVINLNEIK from the coding sequence GTGAATACATTAAGTTACAAAACCGTATCAGCTAACAAAGCTACCGCTAAGAAAGAATGGGTTGTGGTAGATGCAGCTGGGCAACCGTTAGGAAGATTAGCTTCTAAAGTTGCAAAGATTTTGAGAGGTAAGCACAAAACGAATTACACTCCACACGTAGACTGTGGTGATAACGTAATCGTTTTGAATGCAGAACAAGTTGCTTTATCTGGCAACAAGTGGGCAGACAAAGAATACATTTGGCATACTGGATATCCAGGTGGTCAAAAATCGTTAACTGCTGAAGAAGTGCACAAAAAAGACAATTGTAAATTGGTAGAAAAATCTGTAAAAGGAATGTTACCAAAAAACAAATTAGGAAGTGTTATCTACAAGAATTTGTATGTATACGCTGGGTCTGAGCATAAGCACGAAGCACAGCAACCAAAAGTTATTAACCTTAACGAAATTAAATAA
- a CDS encoding DUF4407 domain-containing protein: MENKTQTPDKNIPTKSGIYHQMNGFQKFLMMCSGSNLHILQKSPSEWNKYAGIGGIVLFTAVFATLSASYAMFTVFEDVWISTGFGILWGLMIFNLDRYIVSSIKKTGSFWNQFFMAVPRLILATFLGIVISKPLELKIFEKEVNKQLNTIIQRNKTELQKTMNGRILQQSGPFAEEKQKIQKQIATYQASYDSAAVELEKEILGTKTGLTSGKVGFGTNAKRKSELKEQRRKDLENYQKQMEPRLKYLDSQISGVYQNLQTEQKNSEQAENKFDGFAARLQALDELGKTNEIMALASFFIMMMFITLEISPVLVKLISSVGPYDYLLDKTENDYRLYSKEKIEKGNAATDFRIENFKNNLGK, from the coding sequence ATGGAAAATAAAACGCAAACTCCAGATAAAAATATTCCTACCAAAAGCGGAATATATCATCAGATGAACGGATTTCAGAAATTTCTGATGATGTGTTCTGGTTCTAATCTACATATTTTACAAAAATCTCCTAGCGAATGGAATAAATACGCAGGAATTGGCGGAATTGTACTTTTCACTGCCGTTTTTGCTACACTTTCAGCGAGTTATGCCATGTTTACGGTTTTCGAAGATGTTTGGATTTCGACTGGATTTGGAATTTTATGGGGACTCATGATTTTTAATCTCGATAGATATATTGTCTCTTCCATCAAAAAAACGGGTAGTTTTTGGAATCAATTTTTCATGGCGGTTCCGCGTTTGATTTTGGCAACTTTTCTTGGAATTGTGATTTCAAAACCTTTGGAATTGAAAATTTTTGAAAAAGAAGTCAATAAGCAGTTGAACACTATCATCCAAAGAAATAAAACCGAATTGCAGAAAACCATGAATGGTAGAATTTTGCAACAATCTGGTCCTTTTGCTGAAGAAAAACAGAAGATTCAGAAACAAATTGCTACATATCAAGCTTCTTATGATTCTGCTGCGGTGGAATTAGAAAAAGAAATTCTAGGAACAAAAACGGGATTAACTTCAGGAAAAGTAGGCTTCGGAACGAATGCTAAAAGAAAATCTGAATTGAAAGAACAACGCAGAAAAGATTTAGAAAATTACCAAAAACAAATGGAGCCGAGATTGAAATATTTGGATTCTCAAATTTCTGGTGTGTATCAAAATCTACAAACCGAACAGAAAAATTCTGAACAAGCAGAAAATAAATTTGATGGTTTTGCTGCGAGATTACAAGCTTTAGACGAACTTGGGAAAACCAATGAAATTATGGCTCTTGCCTCATTTTTCATTATGATGATGTTTATTACGCTAGAAATTTCTCCTGTTTTGGTGAAGCTAATTTCATCAGTTGGACCTTATGATTATCTTCTCGATAAAACCGAAAACGATTACCGACTATATTCTAAGGAAAAAATAGAAAAAGGAAATGCCGCTACAGATTTTAGAATAGAGAATTTTAAAAATAATCTGGGAAAATAA
- the ruvC gene encoding crossover junction endodeoxyribonuclease RuvC: MQAEKIILGIDPGTSVMGFGIISVHKGKMKLIAIDELVMKKEPNHETKLKRIFDKTLALIDEFHPDEVALEAPFYGKNVQSMLKLGRAQGVAMAASLHRDIPITEYSPKKVKMAITGNGNASKEQVAGMLQNLLAMKEFPTKYLDASDGLAVAVCHSFNLGKPENDKNYTGWASFLKQNPDRIK; the protein is encoded by the coding sequence ATGCAAGCCGAAAAAATCATTTTGGGAATCGACCCGGGAACTTCTGTAATGGGTTTCGGGATTATTTCTGTTCATAAAGGAAAAATGAAACTCATTGCCATAGATGAATTGGTAATGAAAAAAGAACCCAATCATGAAACGAAACTCAAAAGGATTTTTGACAAAACTTTAGCTTTAATAGACGAATTTCATCCAGACGAAGTTGCTCTAGAAGCTCCATTTTATGGGAAAAATGTACAATCTATGCTCAAACTAGGACGAGCTCAAGGAGTGGCAATGGCTGCAAGTCTTCATCGTGATATTCCCATCACCGAATATTCTCCAAAAAAAGTAAAAATGGCGATTACTGGAAACGGAAACGCTAGTAAAGAACAAGTAGCAGGAATGCTGCAAAATCTTCTTGCAATGAAAGAATTTCCTACCAAATATCTAGATGCTTCTGATGGTTTAGCAGTGGCGGTTTGTCACAGTTTCAATCTAGGAAAACCTGAAAATGATAAAAATTACACGGGTTGGGCAAGTTTTTTGAAACAAAATCCTGATAGAATTAAGTAA
- the trmB gene encoding tRNA (guanosine(46)-N7)-methyltransferase TrmB yields the protein MGKNKIARFEENRRLSNVIQPTREEALGNFELKGKWREKVFKNDNPIVLELGCGKGEYSVGMAKAFPEKNFIGVDIKGARFWFGAKEAVEKGLNNAAFLRTQIELIDCFFDENEVDEIWITFPDPQIKYRRGKHRLTHPDFLNRYKKILKPSAIIHLKTDSEFLHGYTLGILQGYGHEILTAHHDIYGAPEYEPDTLYLREIKTYYEELFSAKGKTITYIKFRLNQK from the coding sequence GTGGGGAAGAATAAAATAGCAAGATTTGAAGAAAATAGAAGACTTTCAAATGTAATACAACCAACTAGAGAAGAAGCTTTAGGTAATTTTGAACTCAAAGGCAAATGGAGAGAAAAGGTTTTTAAAAACGACAATCCTATTGTTCTAGAGCTTGGTTGTGGTAAAGGTGAGTATAGTGTAGGAATGGCAAAAGCTTTTCCTGAGAAAAATTTTATCGGAGTAGATATTAAAGGAGCAAGATTTTGGTTTGGAGCAAAAGAAGCAGTAGAAAAAGGTTTAAATAACGCAGCTTTTTTACGCACCCAAATAGAATTGATAGATTGCTTTTTTGATGAAAATGAAGTTGATGAAATCTGGATTACCTTTCCAGACCCTCAGATTAAATACAGAAGAGGGAAACATAGACTCACCCATCCAGATTTTTTAAATCGCTACAAAAAAATTCTGAAACCTTCCGCAATTATTCATTTGAAAACAGATTCTGAGTTTCTGCATGGTTATACTTTGGGGATTTTACAAGGATATGGCCACGAAATTCTAACCGCTCACCATGATATATATGGAGCGCCAGAATATGAACCAGATACTCTCTATCTAAGGGAAATAAAAACTTATTATGAGGAATTATTTTCTGCTAAAGGCAAAACCATTACCTATATTAAATTTAGATTGAATCAAAAATAA
- a CDS encoding methylmalonyl-CoA mutase family protein, whose amino-acid sequence METQKYQPNNKVRVVTAASLFDGHDAAINIMRRVIQGTGCEVIHLGHDKSAEEVVNCAIQEDANAIALTSYQGGHNEYFKYIYDLLREKNSPQIKIFGGGGGVILPEEIKDLMEYGIDRIYSPDDGREMGLQGMIDDLVKKSDFATGESISVTDIEKIKFEDAKSIAQVISAVENFSDEKPELVEALKEKAKHFNIPIIGITGTGGAGKSSLTDELVRRFLRANADKKIAIISVDPSKKKTGGALLGDRIRMNSINDSRVYMRSMATRENNVSVSPYIHSALDVLKISSPDIIILETSGIGQSGSEITEIADVSMYVMTPEYGASTQLEKIDMLDYADLIALNKSDKRGALDAIQAVRKQFQRNHQLWETPLEEMPVFSTKASQFNDWGTTALYNALIEKVNAKFTSLDLKSYEEQNVSEESTIIPPKRVRYLSEIVDNNKNYDKQVEEQALIAKKMYLIEGAKALITDDEHTTDKLEKVFLKTKKELSEENRLFLQGWHHFKEEMQQDSFSYLVRGKEIKVETKYESLSHLKIPKIALPKFQDWGDLIRWKGQENVPGAFPYTSGIYPFKRTGEDPTRMFAGEGGPERTNRRFHYVSAEMPAKRLSTAFDSVTLYGQDPAYPPDIYGKIGNAGVSIATLDDAKKLYSGFDLINALTSVSMTINGPAPMILAFFMNAAIDQNVEKYINQVEAEVKAEFENKVEAKLKEKYDDKGLKRPVYNGNLPESNNGLGLKLLGLTGDEIVDAETYQKIKAETIATVRGTVQADILKEDQAQNTCIFSTEFALRLMGDVQEYFIQNKVRNFYSVSISGYHIAEAGANPISQLAFTLANGFTYVEYYLSRGMNINDFAPNLSFFFSNGIDPEYAVIGRVARRIWAKAMKLKYGADERSQMLKYHIQTSGRSLHAQEIDFNDIRTTLQALYAIYDNCNSLHTNAYDEAITTPTEESVRRAMAIQLIINKELGLAKNENPLQGSFIIEELTDLVEEAVYAEFDRITERGGVLGAMETMYQRSKIQEESMHYEWLKHTGEYPIIGVNTFLGKDGSPTVLPGEVIRSTEEEKQLQIQNLENFQKSNEDKTHEWLQKLQMAAINQKNLFEVMMEAVKYCSLGQITNALFEVGGKYRRNM is encoded by the coding sequence ATGGAAACCCAAAAATATCAACCTAACAATAAGGTAAGAGTAGTTACTGCAGCCTCACTTTTTGACGGACATGACGCTGCCATTAACATTATGCGAAGAGTGATTCAAGGAACAGGATGCGAAGTTATTCACCTTGGCCATGATAAATCCGCAGAAGAAGTAGTAAACTGTGCTATTCAAGAAGATGCAAACGCTATTGCACTTACATCTTATCAAGGCGGTCACAATGAATATTTTAAATACATCTATGATTTACTTCGTGAGAAGAACTCTCCTCAAATCAAAATTTTTGGTGGAGGTGGTGGAGTAATTCTTCCTGAAGAAATTAAAGATTTAATGGAGTACGGAATCGACAGAATTTATTCTCCAGATGATGGTAGAGAAATGGGATTGCAAGGAATGATCGACGATTTGGTGAAGAAATCTGATTTTGCAACGGGCGAAAGCATTTCGGTTACTGATATTGAAAAAATTAAATTTGAAGATGCTAAATCTATTGCGCAAGTGATTTCTGCAGTAGAAAACTTTTCAGATGAAAAACCAGAATTGGTGGAAGCATTAAAAGAAAAAGCAAAACATTTCAATATTCCCATCATCGGAATTACAGGAACTGGAGGCGCTGGTAAATCTTCATTAACAGATGAATTGGTGCGTAGATTTTTAAGAGCTAACGCGGATAAAAAAATCGCAATTATTTCTGTAGACCCTTCTAAAAAGAAAACAGGAGGCGCTCTTTTAGGCGATAGAATCAGAATGAATTCCATCAATGATTCTAGAGTTTACATGCGTTCTATGGCTACTCGTGAGAATAATGTTTCGGTTTCGCCTTACATTCATTCTGCATTAGATGTTCTTAAAATTTCTAGTCCAGATATTATCATTTTAGAAACTTCTGGAATTGGTCAATCTGGTTCCGAAATTACTGAAATTGCAGACGTTTCTATGTATGTAATGACGCCAGAATACGGTGCTTCTACTCAGTTAGAAAAAATTGATATGCTAGATTATGCAGATTTAATCGCATTGAATAAATCTGACAAAAGAGGAGCTTTAGATGCTATTCAAGCGGTGAGAAAACAGTTTCAGCGTAACCACCAATTATGGGAAACGCCATTAGAAGAAATGCCAGTTTTTTCTACGAAGGCAAGTCAGTTTAACGATTGGGGAACTACCGCTTTGTACAATGCATTGATTGAAAAAGTAAATGCTAAATTCACTTCATTAGATTTAAAATCATACGAAGAACAAAACGTTTCGGAAGAATCTACCATTATTCCACCGAAAAGAGTTCGTTATCTTTCAGAAATCGTAGATAATAACAAAAACTACGATAAACAAGTTGAGGAACAAGCGCTAATTGCTAAGAAAATGTACCTTATTGAAGGAGCGAAAGCGCTGATTACAGATGATGAACATACTACAGATAAACTTGAAAAAGTTTTCCTAAAAACGAAAAAAGAACTTTCGGAGGAAAACAGGTTGTTCCTTCAAGGTTGGCATCATTTCAAAGAAGAAATGCAACAAGATAGTTTCTCTTATTTGGTTCGTGGAAAAGAAATTAAGGTAGAAACCAAATATGAATCGCTTTCTCATCTTAAAATTCCAAAAATTGCTTTGCCAAAATTCCAAGATTGGGGCGATTTAATTCGTTGGAAAGGTCAAGAAAACGTTCCAGGTGCGTTTCCTTATACTTCGGGAATTTATCCTTTCAAGAGAACGGGTGAAGATCCTACCAGAATGTTTGCAGGTGAAGGTGGTCCAGAACGTACCAACAGAAGATTCCACTATGTTTCGGCGGAAATGCCTGCGAAAAGACTTTCTACAGCGTTTGATTCTGTGACTTTATATGGTCAAGATCCTGCTTACCCGCCAGATATTTACGGAAAAATTGGGAATGCTGGAGTTTCTATCGCGACTTTAGATGATGCTAAAAAATTATATTCAGGTTTTGATTTAATCAATGCATTGACTTCAGTGTCGATGACGATTAACGGGCCAGCTCCTATGATTTTAGCGTTTTTCATGAATGCAGCCATCGACCAAAACGTAGAAAAATATATTAATCAGGTTGAGGCAGAGGTTAAGGCAGAGTTTGAGAACAAGGTCGAGGCAAAGTTGAAAGAAAAATACGATGATAAAGGCTTAAAAAGACCAGTTTATAACGGTAATTTGCCGGAATCTAATAACGGATTGGGTTTAAAACTTCTAGGTTTAACTGGTGATGAAATTGTAGATGCAGAAACGTATCAAAAGATAAAAGCAGAAACTATTGCAACGGTTCGTGGAACAGTTCAAGCGGATATTTTGAAAGAAGACCAAGCGCAGAATACTTGTATTTTCTCTACAGAATTTGCTTTGAGATTGATGGGCGATGTTCAGGAATATTTCATTCAAAATAAAGTGAGAAATTTCTACTCGGTTTCTATTTCTGGTTACCATATTGCCGAAGCTGGCGCAAATCCAATTTCTCAGTTGGCATTTACATTGGCAAATGGTTTCACGTATGTGGAATATTATTTGAGCCGAGGAATGAATATCAATGATTTTGCTCCGAATTTATCGTTCTTCTTCTCCAATGGAATCGACCCAGAATATGCGGTAATCGGTAGAGTAGCGAGAAGAATTTGGGCAAAAGCCATGAAACTTAAATATGGAGCTGATGAAAGAAGTCAAATGTTGAAGTACCACATTCAAACTTCTGGTCGTTCACTTCACGCACAAGAAATTGATTTTAACGATATCAGAACTACGCTTCAAGCGTTGTACGCAATTTATGACAACTGTAACTCGTTGCATACCAATGCTTATGATGAAGCGATTACCACGCCAACTGAAGAATCTGTACGTAGAGCAATGGCGATTCAGTTGATTATCAACAAAGAATTAGGTTTAGCGAAAAATGAAAATCCGCTTCAAGGTTCTTTCATTATTGAAGAATTGACGGATTTGGTAGAAGAAGCAGTTTATGCAGAATTTGACAGAATTACAGAACGAGGCGGAGTTCTAGGAGCAATGGAAACCATGTATCAGCGTTCTAAAATTCAGGAGGAATCCATGCATTACGAATGGTTAAAACATACAGGAGAATATCCAATTATCGGCGTGAATACTTTCCTCGGAAAAGATGGTTCGCCAACGGTTTTACCAGGAGAAGTAATTCGTTCTACTGAAGAAGAAAAGCAATTGCAGATTCAGAATTTAGAGAATTTCCAGAAATCCAACGAAGATAAAACTCATGAATGGTTGCAGAAACTTCAAATGGCTGCGATCAATCAGAAAAACTTATTCGAAGTGATGATGGAAGCGGTGAAATATTGCTCTCTCGGACAAATAACCAACGCACTTTTCGAAGTGGGTGGAAAATACAGAAGAAACATGTAG
- the rpsB gene encoding 30S ribosomal protein S2, with protein MAKAQVKDLLEAGVHFGHMTRKWNPNMAPYIFMEKNGIHIIDLHKTAVKLDEACNALEKITSAGKKVLFVATKKQAKEVVAKHASELNMPYITERWPGGMLTNFVTIRKAVKKMNAIDKMKKDGTFETLSKKERLQVDRQRANLEKNLGSIADMVRLPSAVFVVDIMREHIAVTEAKKLGIPVFGIVDTNSDPRKVDFVIPGNDDASKSIDMILSVVSESIKEGQSQRKADKEKSKEGEKVTADADKDFDAE; from the coding sequence ATGGCAAAAGCACAAGTTAAAGACTTATTAGAAGCAGGCGTACACTTTGGTCACATGACTAGAAAGTGGAATCCTAATATGGCTCCATACATTTTCATGGAGAAAAACGGTATTCACATTATCGATTTGCATAAAACTGCAGTGAAACTAGATGAAGCTTGCAACGCTTTAGAAAAAATTACTTCTGCAGGAAAAAAAGTTCTTTTCGTGGCTACTAAAAAACAAGCTAAAGAAGTAGTAGCAAAACACGCATCAGAACTTAACATGCCTTACATCACTGAAAGATGGCCAGGTGGAATGTTAACTAACTTCGTTACAATCAGAAAAGCGGTTAAGAAAATGAACGCTATCGATAAAATGAAGAAAGATGGTACATTCGAAACTTTATCTAAAAAAGAAAGATTACAAGTAGACAGACAAAGAGCTAACTTAGAGAAGAACTTAGGTTCTATCGCTGACATGGTTAGACTTCCTTCTGCTGTATTCGTAGTAGATATCATGAGAGAACACATCGCTGTAACTGAAGCTAAAAAATTAGGTATTCCTGTATTTGGTATCGTAGATACTAACTCAGATCCTAGAAAAGTAGACTTCGTAATTCCAGGAAACGATGATGCTTCTAAATCTATTGACATGATTCTTTCTGTAGTATCAGAATCTATCAAAGAAGGTCAATCTCAAAGAAAAGCTGATAAAGAAAAATCTAAAGAAGGTGAAAAAGTAACTGCTGATGCAGATAAAGACTTTGACGCTGAATAA
- a CDS encoding L-lactate MFS transporter, producing the protein MKSAMQNSGKRWFIAVMATLVHLCLGTVYAWSFFQKTVSETFGWSNSETAWAFSLAIFMLGVTASWGGQNLQKFGPRKLALIGAFLYAFGYIISYFALQNESLWLLYFGYGIVGGIGLGLAYVTPVATVSKWFPDKQGLVTGMVVMGFGLGALLMSKLLAPIFLEYFEKDLAKTFLAIGITLLVLLPFFANFLNLPTEEKSTEISAEKLSATKEILSPNFIFIWLIFMFNVVAGMIFISFQSPLLQDLLKAENVNIDTATLEKSGATLIAISALFNGLGRFFWGSISDKLGRVTTFRLLLLIEMCVFASLIFIKSPILFSVGVCLILLNYGGGFGVLPSLIKDFFGTKLMPIVYGAALTAWGVGGILGPQITAYMKDHFAENAGLYAYKVALVLIALGIGLSFFVKNKKAQ; encoded by the coding sequence ATGAAAAGTGCTATGCAGAATTCGGGAAAAAGATGGTTTATTGCCGTGATGGCTACCTTGGTACATCTGTGTTTAGGAACAGTTTACGCGTGGAGTTTTTTCCAGAAAACCGTCTCCGAAACTTTTGGTTGGAGCAATTCAGAAACAGCTTGGGCATTTAGTTTAGCCATTTTTATGTTGGGGGTCACTGCAAGTTGGGGTGGACAAAATTTACAGAAATTTGGGCCGAGAAAATTAGCGTTAATAGGAGCTTTTCTCTACGCTTTCGGTTATATTATTTCTTATTTTGCTTTACAAAACGAAAGTTTGTGGTTGCTGTATTTCGGGTATGGAATTGTAGGAGGAATTGGTTTAGGTTTGGCTTATGTAACGCCAGTTGCTACGGTTTCTAAATGGTTTCCAGATAAGCAAGGCTTAGTAACGGGAATGGTAGTAATGGGATTTGGATTGGGCGCTTTGCTCATGTCAAAACTTTTGGCTCCGATATTTTTAGAATATTTTGAAAAAGATTTAGCCAAAACTTTCCTTGCAATTGGGATTACTCTTTTGGTTCTTCTTCCGTTTTTTGCCAATTTTCTGAACTTGCCAACAGAAGAAAAATCGACAGAAATTTCAGCCGAAAAATTAAGTGCTACCAAAGAAATTCTCTCTCCAAATTTTATTTTCATTTGGTTGATTTTCATGTTTAATGTAGTTGCAGGAATGATTTTCATATCGTTTCAATCACCTTTATTACAAGATTTATTGAAAGCCGAAAACGTAAATATAGACACCGCAACGCTAGAAAAAAGTGGAGCCACTTTAATTGCAATTAGTGCATTATTCAATGGTTTAGGAAGATTTTTCTGGGGAAGTATTTCAGATAAATTAGGAAGAGTAACCACTTTCAGATTATTACTTTTAATAGAAATGTGCGTTTTTGCTTCTTTGATTTTTATTAAATCACCCATTTTATTTTCTGTAGGAGTTTGTTTGATTTTACTCAATTATGGAGGAGGTTTCGGCGTTTTACCGTCTTTAATCAAAGATTTTTTTGGAACAAAACTGATGCCGATAGTTTACGGAGCAGCACTTACAGCTTGGGGAGTTGGAGGAATTTTAGGCCCACAAATTACCGCTTACATGAAAGATCATTTCGCCGAAAACGCAGGGTTATATGCTTATAAAGTAGCTTTGGTTTTAATAGCTTTGGGAATTGGGTTATCGTTTTTTGTGAAAAATAAAAAAGCTCAATAA
- a CDS encoding MBL fold metallo-hydrolase, translating to MNRKEFLTTSLGATLGVAFLPQLLACTSQRNIYNALLPLKGEVSKIRGNVSSFTNRGGTVGLLETKDSFVVIDAQFPDFIQPLIDSISQVKGKPIEFLCNTHHHGDHTAGNFAFKNLTQKIVAQKNVPELQKNAAELAKNVDKQVYANILFEDQYLIKSGGERVTAYHFGAGHTFGDAMYHFEKDNVVHMGDLMFINMIPVYRVKDGSNFRSWISVLEKAISTFDKDTLFIFGHAPDKNLTKGNLENLTEMRNFLEASADFIKKSLAEGKTTEQLTENLVVPKFEHRKAMNKDFTKTFVEGIASQL from the coding sequence ATGAATCGCAAAGAATTTCTTACCACTTCTCTTGGCGCAACTTTAGGTGTAGCATTTTTACCTCAACTGTTGGCTTGTACTTCACAGAGAAACATTTACAATGCATTACTTCCTTTAAAAGGCGAGGTTTCTAAAATCAGAGGAAATGTAAGCAGCTTTACCAATCGTGGTGGAACTGTAGGTTTGTTAGAAACCAAAGATTCATTTGTAGTTATTGATGCTCAATTTCCAGATTTTATTCAACCTTTAATTGACTCTATTTCTCAAGTCAAAGGAAAACCGATTGAGTTTCTTTGCAACACGCATCATCACGGAGATCACACTGCAGGAAATTTCGCTTTTAAAAATTTGACTCAAAAAATTGTGGCACAAAAGAATGTTCCAGAATTGCAGAAAAATGCAGCAGAACTCGCTAAAAATGTAGACAAACAAGTTTACGCCAATATTTTATTTGAAGACCAATACCTCATCAAATCTGGTGGAGAAAGAGTAACTGCTTATCATTTCGGAGCGGGACATACTTTTGGTGACGCGATGTATCATTTCGAAAAAGACAATGTGGTTCACATGGGAGATTTAATGTTCATCAACATGATTCCTGTTTATCGCGTAAAAGATGGTTCTAATTTTAGAAGTTGGATTTCTGTTTTAGAAAAAGCCATTTCTACTTTTGACAAAGACACTTTATTTATTTTCGGACATGCTCCAGATAAAAATCTCACAAAAGGAAACCTAGAAAATCTCACCGAAATGAGAAATTTCTTAGAAGCCAGCGCAGATTTTATTAAAAAATCTCTCGCCGAAGGAAAAACCACAGAACAACTCACCGAAAATCTAGTAGTTCCAAAATTTGAACACCGAAAAGCCATGAACAAAGATTTCACCAAAACCTTTGTAGAAGGAATTGCTAGTCAGTTGTAA